A genome region from Terriglobales bacterium includes the following:
- a CDS encoding DUF3488 and transglutaminase-like domain-containing protein, whose protein sequence is MPDSSHIGGFRRLRAHPERSSPADAPIAIERYFDISLFLLLVTGFITLASTGRLDLGSIVFVSAALLLRAYMLLRNLTWKIPDRWTTYLTLAYVAVYVADLFLLSANFVAATVHLVLFSMVVKVFSVHRERDNVYLAILAFLAVLAASVLTVDTTFLVSFCIFLLLAVSTFISMEMKRSLKKSTAQAQSTWPRPGRRLPLLLSTATIILVFAITAVALLLFFILPRFSAGYLSAYSPKNEFVSGFSDHVRLGEIGQIKQLDTVVMHIQQLEGNAQPQDLRWRGVALSRFENNVWSNEVPEYEEIATTGRFLLRDVQIRKGNLPEDSYTLRGSRLLRYRVVMEPIGTTVIFAASVPVEIMGNFQKIGVDGAGSLTNIDHNRMTESYLALSQIPLPSAEMLRNSGDHYPSRFPIQLPSIDPRIAPLAERITAQASTPYAKALALERYLKTNFTYTLQLPSQRVADPLAYFLFERKAGHCEYFASSMAVMLRTLGIPSRIVNGFHMGEYNDLTGNYIVRARDAHSWVEAYIPNVGWMSFDPTPPDPRVVPNRWNRMLLYLDALQEFWREWVINYDFGHQRQLGTRAVTESQRVTRAARLSLARYYDAFLRWARDTYFRIASSPRRWIALAVGCLCMLLLTVNVTRIWRAMVHSRAARHPQNSPQLAASIWYQRMTKSLARQGYSKTPAQTPAEFVSQIPESQLRESVAQFTRHYSRARFGQSADDARRLPELYEEIRSR, encoded by the coding sequence GTGCCGGATTCCTCCCATATCGGCGGCTTCCGCCGGCTTCGCGCCCATCCTGAAAGGTCTTCGCCAGCCGATGCTCCCATAGCGATCGAACGCTATTTTGATATCTCACTCTTTTTGCTCCTGGTGACCGGATTCATCACCCTGGCCTCTACTGGCCGGCTGGACCTGGGCTCCATCGTGTTTGTCTCAGCAGCTTTGCTGTTGCGCGCTTACATGCTGCTGCGTAACCTCACCTGGAAAATTCCGGACCGCTGGACTACCTATCTCACGCTCGCCTACGTAGCCGTATACGTGGCGGATCTTTTCCTGTTATCGGCAAACTTTGTGGCTGCCACCGTCCACCTTGTGCTGTTCAGCATGGTGGTGAAGGTTTTCTCCGTCCACCGTGAGCGCGACAACGTTTATCTCGCCATCCTGGCTTTCCTGGCTGTCCTGGCGGCCTCGGTGTTAACGGTGGACACAACTTTTCTCGTCTCCTTCTGCATTTTCCTGTTGCTCGCTGTCAGCACGTTTATAAGCATGGAGATGAAGCGCTCGCTCAAAAAGTCCACTGCCCAGGCACAATCCACCTGGCCTCGTCCCGGACGCCGGCTTCCTCTGCTGCTTTCGACCGCCACGATCATTCTCGTCTTCGCCATTACCGCTGTCGCGCTCCTGCTCTTCTTTATCCTGCCGCGATTTTCGGCCGGTTATCTCAGCGCCTATTCACCCAAGAACGAATTTGTGAGCGGCTTCAGCGACCACGTGCGCCTGGGTGAGATCGGACAAATCAAGCAGTTGGACACGGTGGTGATGCACATCCAGCAATTGGAAGGTAACGCTCAGCCCCAGGACCTGAGATGGCGCGGCGTCGCCCTTAGCCGATTTGAGAATAATGTCTGGTCCAACGAAGTCCCCGAATATGAAGAGATCGCTACTACGGGTCGCTTCTTGTTGCGTGATGTCCAGATCCGCAAAGGGAATCTTCCGGAGGATTCTTACACGCTGCGCGGTTCGCGCCTGCTGCGTTACCGGGTAGTGATGGAGCCCATCGGCACCACCGTCATTTTCGCGGCTTCGGTCCCCGTGGAAATCATGGGGAACTTCCAGAAAATCGGCGTGGATGGCGCGGGATCGCTCACCAACATCGATCACAATCGCATGACAGAAAGCTATCTGGCCCTCTCGCAGATCCCTCTGCCCTCCGCCGAGATGCTGCGAAATTCCGGGGACCATTACCCCAGCCGATTTCCTATCCAACTGCCATCGATTGACCCCCGCATTGCCCCGCTGGCGGAGCGTATCACGGCCCAGGCTTCGACTCCCTACGCCAAAGCTCTCGCCCTCGAGAGATATCTGAAGACCAACTTCACCTACACCCTGCAGCTTCCTTCGCAGCGCGTTGCCGATCCCCTGGCCTACTTCCTCTTCGAGCGCAAGGCTGGGCACTGCGAGTACTTTGCCTCATCTATGGCAGTAATGCTGCGCACTTTGGGAATTCCGTCCCGCATCGTGAATGGGTTCCACATGGGCGAGTACAACGATCTCACCGGAAACTACATCGTGCGCGCGCGTGACGCCCACTCCTGGGTGGAAGCCTATATTCCCAATGTCGGCTGGATGAGCTTCGATCCCACCCCTCCTGATCCCAGGGTTGTCCCCAATCGTTGGAATCGCATGTTGCTCTATCTTGACGCTCTGCAGGAATTCTGGCGGGAATGGGTGATCAACTACGATTTCGGTCATCAGCGGCAATTGGGAACGCGGGCAGTCACCGAATCGCAGCGCGTCACGCGCGCGGCTCGGCTTTCACTGGCCCGCTATTATGATGCCTTCCTCCGTTGGGCAAGAGACACCTATTTCCGTATTGCAAGCTCTCCGCGGCGTTGGATTGCGCTGGCGGTCGGATGTCTGTGCATGCTGCTGCTTACAGTGAATGTCACCCGCATCTGGCGTGCCATGGTGCATTCGCGGGCAGCCCGGCATCCTCAGAATTCGCCGCAATTAGCGGCCAGCATCTGGTACCAGCGAATGACAAAATCCCTGGCTCGCCAGGGCTATTCCAAAACTCCTGCACAAACCCCTGCCGAATTTGTTTCCCAGATTCCGGAATCGCAGCTTCGCGAGTCGGTGGCTCAGTTTACTCGACACTATTCTCGCGCACGCTTCGGTCAATCCGCCGACGATGCGCGCCGCCTTCCTGAACTGTACGAAGAAATCCGCTCCAGATAA
- a CDS encoding ATP-binding protein yields the protein MNSESTRLRDPRYYWRVWLASTVMVGAIFLIPFALFFLIFNTQPALKRTILLNALPCAGIGLVLTALASTHAVRYLHNLIRQTAKALELAEIREHERDLAQQELIRKLQQERELERKKVQFEAQLAEYEKYAALAQLALGAAHEINNPLLGILSHLELELRDARNPEQRLEIEQCIQGTKRISSTVHGLLNYTRPTPLWLSQLNVQRLIDETLAFLCHQPLFRVIRLEKQIPADLPDISADANQLSQIFMNLLLNAAEAISEGGSITISAEKKGDDSIQIHIRDTGCGIPADILPHVFEPFFTTKRGKGTGLGLSISQAYARSHGGDIHIKNSPPHGTEVTLDLPVRPQDAPVLEDEEVVV from the coding sequence GTGAATTCCGAGTCCACGCGTCTGCGCGATCCGCGCTACTACTGGCGTGTCTGGCTGGCCAGCACCGTCATGGTGGGGGCTATTTTCCTCATTCCATTCGCTTTGTTCTTCCTGATCTTCAACACCCAACCGGCCCTCAAGCGCACTATTCTGCTCAACGCCCTGCCTTGTGCTGGTATCGGTCTGGTGCTGACCGCGCTGGCCAGCACTCATGCCGTACGCTATCTGCACAATCTGATCCGCCAGACCGCCAAAGCCCTGGAACTGGCCGAAATTCGCGAACATGAGCGCGACCTGGCCCAGCAGGAGCTGATCCGCAAACTGCAGCAGGAGCGCGAACTCGAGCGCAAGAAGGTCCAGTTCGAGGCCCAGCTTGCGGAATACGAAAAATACGCTGCCTTGGCGCAACTGGCTTTGGGTGCCGCCCACGAGATCAATAATCCATTGCTGGGCATCCTCTCCCACCTCGAACTGGAACTCCGCGATGCCCGCAATCCCGAGCAACGTCTCGAGATCGAGCAGTGCATCCAGGGCACCAAGCGCATCTCCTCCACCGTGCACGGACTGCTCAACTACACGCGTCCCACGCCGCTGTGGCTGAGCCAGCTAAATGTGCAGCGCCTGATTGATGAAACCCTCGCTTTCCTCTGTCATCAGCCGCTGTTCCGCGTCATTCGTCTGGAGAAACAGATTCCGGCTGACCTTCCCGACATCAGCGCCGATGCTAACCAGCTCTCGCAGATCTTCATGAACTTGCTGCTGAACGCTGCGGAAGCAATCTCGGAAGGCGGCTCCATCACCATTTCCGCCGAGAAGAAAGGCGACGATTCGATCCAAATTCACATACGCGACACCGGCTGTGGTATTCCCGCCGACATCCTGCCGCACGTTTTCGAGCCGTTCTTCACCACCAAGCGCGGCAAGGGGACAGGGCTCGGCCTCAGCATCAGCCAGGCTTACGCGCGCAGCCACGGAGGCGATATCCACATCAAAAACTCCCCTCCCCACGGGACCGAGGTCACGCTGGATCTGCCTGTTCGACCGCAGGATGCCCCCGTGCTGGAAGACGAGGAAGTCGTCGTATGA
- a CDS encoding sigma-54 dependent transcriptional regulator: MPHSILVIDDEALTVRTISRALREEEFDVFVAMSGEEGIEVFNQEKPEIALVDVVLPGIDGIEVLRQIKRLAPDTVVVMMSAYRMVDRAVESMKLGAYDYLIKPFHLADMVNTIRRATEMLSLRVRVHETVETARGRYDFGRVVTRNPKVAEMLEIAHKAAESDRTTILIQGESGTGKGVLAKAIHYNSPRAQMPLLELNCASLPDTLLESELFGFEPGAFTDARRRKEGLLERASGGTVFLDEIGNMSSSVQAKLLRVLEEGTFMRLGGTKPIRVDVRIVAATNARLKESIAQGKFREDLFYRLNVVPLYIPPLRDRKEDILPLALDMVQRFNRELKKNFTGFTPAAGDLLVRYPWPGNIRELKNVIERTMILAPEGEIDAAYLPEEIRDHQPEPEPLEPLSSLDLSPTGHQFVSLRELEERYIHEVLSLTGNNKAQAARILGIHPTSLLRRLRKEQVED, from the coding sequence ATGCCCCATTCCATCCTGGTAATCGACGACGAAGCGCTGACCGTGCGTACCATCAGCCGAGCCTTGCGCGAGGAAGAGTTCGACGTCTTTGTTGCCATGTCAGGGGAAGAGGGGATTGAGGTCTTCAATCAGGAAAAACCGGAGATCGCCCTGGTGGATGTCGTGCTCCCCGGCATTGACGGCATCGAAGTCTTGCGCCAGATCAAGCGTCTTGCGCCGGACACCGTGGTGGTGATGATGAGCGCATACCGCATGGTGGATCGGGCTGTGGAATCCATGAAGCTGGGCGCCTACGACTACCTGATCAAGCCCTTCCATCTCGCCGATATGGTCAACACCATTCGCCGGGCCACGGAAATGCTTTCCCTCCGGGTACGTGTCCACGAGACGGTGGAGACGGCCAGGGGCCGTTACGATTTTGGCCGCGTCGTGACTCGCAATCCCAAAGTCGCCGAGATGCTGGAAATCGCTCACAAAGCTGCTGAATCGGATCGCACTACCATCCTGATTCAGGGTGAGAGTGGCACGGGCAAGGGTGTACTGGCCAAGGCCATTCACTACAACAGTCCCCGCGCGCAAATGCCGCTTCTGGAGCTGAATTGCGCTTCCCTCCCCGACACCCTGCTGGAAAGCGAACTTTTCGGCTTCGAGCCAGGTGCCTTCACCGACGCCCGCCGCCGCAAGGAGGGCCTGCTCGAGCGCGCTAGTGGCGGTACGGTCTTTCTCGACGAGATCGGCAACATGTCCTCAAGCGTTCAGGCCAAGCTACTCCGCGTGTTGGAGGAAGGAACCTTCATGCGCCTGGGCGGCACCAAGCCCATTCGCGTCGATGTTCGTATCGTGGCCGCCACCAATGCTCGCCTCAAAGAATCCATCGCCCAGGGCAAGTTTCGGGAAGATCTTTTTTATCGACTGAACGTTGTCCCCCTCTACATTCCGCCGCTCCGCGACCGCAAAGAAGATATCCTTCCGCTCGCCCTCGACATGGTTCAACGCTTCAACCGCGAGCTCAAGAAGAACTTCACCGGCTTCACTCCCGCCGCCGGCGATCTGCTGGTGCGCTATCCCTGGCCGGGAAACATCCGCGAATTGAAGAATGTCATCGAGCGGACGATGATTCTCGCTCCCGAAGGCGAGATCGACGCCGCTTATCTCCCCGAGGAAATCCGCGATCACCAACCCGAGCCGGAGCCGCTCGAACCGCTCTCCTCTCTCGACCTGTCTCCCACCGGCCACCAGTTCGTCAGTCTGCGCGAACTCGAGGAACGCTACATCCACGAGGTACTCTCGCTGACCGGCAACAATAAGGCCCAGGCCGCCCGCATTCTGGGAATTCATCCCACTTCCCTGCTCCGGCGGCTGCGCAAGGAACAGGTGGAGGATTGA
- a CDS encoding SRPBCC domain-containing protein, producing the protein MPSLDHTIVVVRHIPDSPPGVFASLTRPEKMLEWWGHRERWWLTSANVDLRVGGRFHLDWRDTQGKLGSMHGVYLEIEAPTRLCSTWVGSHEKSHAEEVEFLLEAEVSGTRLEIRHTGLQGRPEAQADYQRGWELISEWLCDYHKNHHGRSGPFAA; encoded by the coding sequence ATGCCAAGTTTGGATCACACGATCGTTGTTGTACGTCACATCCCGGACTCTCCGCCGGGAGTTTTCGCCAGCCTGACTCGTCCCGAAAAGATGTTGGAATGGTGGGGCCATCGCGAACGCTGGTGGCTTACCTCTGCAAATGTCGATCTGCGGGTGGGTGGGCGATTCCATCTTGATTGGCGTGACACCCAGGGCAAGTTGGGAAGTATGCATGGCGTGTATTTGGAGATTGAGGCGCCGACCCGGCTGTGCTCAACCTGGGTGGGATCGCACGAGAAGAGTCACGCGGAAGAAGTTGAGTTTTTGCTGGAAGCGGAAGTCAGCGGGACCCGGCTCGAGATTCGACATACCGGTCTGCAAGGGCGGCCGGAGGCTCAGGCGGATTACCAGCGCGGCTGGGAGTTGATTTCAGAGTGGCTGTGCGACTACCACAAGAATCATCACGGCAGGAGCGGACCCTTCGCCGCCTGA
- a CDS encoding beta-ketoacyl-ACP synthase III — protein sequence MNDGVRVKISALGTYVPPRLLTNFDLEKMVDTSNEWIMERTGIRERHIVDKGVATSDLGAAATAKALAKRGLKPSDVEALIVATVTPDMMFPASACLIQHKIGASGMWGFDLSAACSSFLFALQTGSQFIATGVHKHVLVVGADVMSSIIDYTDRATCVIFGDGAGAVVLEAADEGLGFIDFLHEIDGSGACSLYMPGGGSLNPPTHETVDKKMHYVHQDGQAVFKYAVRKMSELCDNLLKRNGLTGHDIDIFIPHQANRRIITATAERLGMDLGKVVINIERYGNTTSGTIPLGMQTALDEGRLKKGDLVLLAAVGAGFTVGATLLRWAY from the coding sequence TTGAACGATGGTGTGCGAGTAAAGATTTCGGCTCTGGGAACCTACGTACCGCCCCGCCTGCTTACCAATTTCGATCTGGAAAAAATGGTGGACACCAGCAACGAATGGATCATGGAGCGGACCGGCATTCGTGAACGGCACATAGTGGATAAAGGTGTGGCTACCAGCGATCTGGGTGCGGCGGCAACGGCCAAAGCCCTGGCAAAGCGAGGTCTTAAGCCCTCCGACGTCGAAGCGCTGATCGTGGCGACGGTCACACCCGACATGATGTTTCCCGCATCTGCTTGTCTGATTCAGCACAAAATAGGCGCCAGCGGGATGTGGGGATTCGATCTGAGCGCCGCTTGTTCTTCCTTCCTGTTTGCATTGCAAACGGGGAGCCAGTTTATAGCTACTGGCGTACACAAACATGTGCTGGTGGTGGGAGCGGACGTGATGTCTTCCATCATCGACTACACCGACCGGGCTACCTGTGTAATCTTCGGTGATGGTGCGGGAGCGGTAGTTCTGGAAGCGGCGGATGAAGGGCTCGGGTTCATTGACTTTCTCCACGAGATCGACGGCTCCGGAGCCTGCTCGCTCTACATGCCAGGTGGCGGAAGCCTGAATCCGCCGACCCATGAGACAGTCGATAAGAAGATGCACTACGTTCACCAGGATGGTCAGGCGGTGTTTAAGTATGCTGTCCGCAAGATGTCGGAGCTCTGCGACAACCTGCTCAAACGCAACGGCCTGACCGGTCACGATATCGATATCTTTATTCCTCATCAGGCAAATCGGCGCATTATCACCGCCACGGCTGAGCGGTTGGGAATGGATCTGGGCAAAGTCGTGATCAACATCGAGCGCTACGGTAATACGACTTCCGGCACCATCCCGCTGGGCATGCAGACCGCACTCGACGAAGGCCGACTCAAGAAAGGCGACCTGGTTCTGCTGGCTGCAGTGGGGGCAGGCTTCACCGTAGGCGCTACTCTGCTGCGCTGGGCGTATTAG
- a CDS encoding BON domain-containing protein has protein sequence MKARFPVAVIMLSLLLALTAAVGCSKTRTDAQLIGDVQNKIQSDAGIQSKQQIAVQAANGVVTLTGTVANDAERELAANDAGQIPGVRTVVNSLQVAPPVAQTPPPQETPAPAPEVKKAPAKPAAGRARPKPTSQVAHNNTDNGTQAAEQPPATSAAPPPPPPPPPPQPVTISEGTPIQVRLIDSLDSDKNKVGDTFRATLDQPLTNGEQVVVPAGADITGRVVAAKDAAHFAGSSELAVELTQITVGGKNYDLHTDSWKKEGAGRGKNTAAKVGGGAALGALIGGLAGGGKGAAIGAGVGAGAGTTVQGVTKGQQIKLPPETQLNFRLASALSVFPAKNPNAGRQRVD, from the coding sequence ATGAAGGCGAGATTCCCCGTAGCCGTGATCATGCTGTCGCTATTGCTGGCTCTGACCGCGGCAGTGGGCTGTTCGAAGACACGTACAGACGCGCAACTCATTGGCGACGTGCAAAACAAGATTCAGTCTGACGCCGGGATACAGAGCAAGCAACAGATTGCGGTTCAGGCAGCCAACGGAGTGGTTACGCTGACCGGCACGGTAGCTAACGATGCAGAGCGTGAACTGGCGGCGAATGACGCTGGCCAGATTCCGGGCGTACGGACAGTGGTGAACAGCCTGCAAGTGGCGCCACCAGTAGCCCAGACGCCGCCTCCGCAAGAGACTCCTGCTCCTGCGCCCGAGGTGAAGAAGGCACCGGCCAAGCCTGCTGCTGGAAGGGCTCGCCCCAAGCCGACATCCCAGGTTGCGCACAACAATACCGACAACGGTACGCAGGCTGCCGAGCAACCACCCGCGACTTCGGCAGCGCCGCCTCCGCCACCCCCTCCGCCTCCACCGCAGCCGGTTACGATTTCTGAGGGTACGCCGATACAGGTCCGCCTGATTGACAGCCTGGATAGCGACAAGAACAAGGTCGGTGACACCTTCCGCGCTACCTTGGACCAGCCACTCACAAACGGGGAACAGGTCGTGGTGCCTGCTGGAGCGGATATCACCGGCCGTGTGGTAGCGGCAAAAGATGCTGCCCACTTCGCCGGCAGTTCGGAACTGGCAGTGGAGTTGACGCAAATCACTGTAGGCGGGAAGAACTACGATCTGCACACTGATTCTTGGAAAAAGGAAGGAGCTGGCCGCGGCAAGAACACCGCAGCTAAAGTCGGTGGCGGCGCAGCCCTCGGTGCTCTGATCGGTGGTCTGGCTGGTGGAGGTAAAGGCGCTGCTATCGGAGCTGGGGTTGGAGCTGGCGCGGGGACCACGGTGCAGGGAGTCACCAAGGGACAGCAGATCAAATTGCCACCCGAAACCCAGCTGAACTTCCGGCTTGCGTCCGCGCTGAGCGTGTTTCCCGCGAAGAATCCGAATGCGGGGCGGCAGCGAGTGGACTAA
- a CDS encoding aldo/keto reductase translates to MNRRQFLNLAVTAAGVAGVSRFAGAADVAGGIPTRTLGRTGEKVSMVGLGGYHIGVQADEQESIRIIRSAIDQGIHFLDNCWDYNGGESEVRMGKALRDGYRKRVFLMTKLDGRDRATAAKQIDESLKRLQTDVIDLLQVHEVIRMSDPDRVFAPDGAMEALLAAKKAGKIRYIGFTGHKSPDIHLKMLETCLAHNFTPDTVQMPLNVMDAHYDSFEKKVLPVLVKHNIGVLGMKPMGDKLILRSQTATPVECLHYAMNLPTSVVITGIDSMQVLDQAVNAARSFRPMSEQQVAGILAKTAPAAKNGEFEKYKTSTQFDGTTHNPEWLG, encoded by the coding sequence TTGAACCGCCGTCAATTTTTGAATCTGGCGGTAACGGCCGCTGGGGTGGCGGGTGTTTCGCGGTTCGCCGGTGCAGCGGATGTTGCGGGAGGGATTCCAACCCGAACCCTGGGTCGCACCGGAGAGAAAGTCTCCATGGTCGGCCTGGGCGGTTATCACATCGGCGTGCAGGCGGACGAACAGGAGAGCATTCGCATCATTCGCAGCGCGATTGATCAGGGCATCCATTTTCTGGACAACTGCTGGGACTATAACGGTGGCGAGAGTGAAGTTCGTATGGGCAAGGCGTTGCGAGACGGATATCGCAAGCGCGTCTTTCTGATGACAAAACTCGATGGACGAGACCGCGCCACCGCCGCGAAACAGATTGATGAGTCGCTGAAACGCTTACAGACAGACGTGATCGATCTGCTGCAGGTGCATGAGGTCATCCGCATGAGCGATCCGGATCGGGTTTTTGCGCCCGATGGAGCTATGGAGGCGCTTTTGGCGGCGAAAAAAGCAGGCAAGATCCGCTATATCGGGTTTACCGGTCACAAGAGTCCGGATATTCATTTGAAAATGCTAGAAACTTGCTTGGCTCACAATTTCACGCCCGACACCGTGCAGATGCCTCTCAATGTGATGGACGCGCACTATGACAGCTTTGAGAAAAAAGTTCTTCCCGTGCTGGTGAAGCACAACATTGGGGTGCTGGGGATGAAGCCGATGGGCGACAAGCTGATTCTCCGGAGCCAGACTGCGACTCCGGTGGAGTGCCTGCATTATGCGATGAACCTGCCGACCAGCGTGGTGATCACGGGAATCGATTCCATGCAGGTTCTGGACCAGGCGGTCAATGCCGCGCGAAGCTTCCGTCCCATGAGCGAGCAACAGGTCGCGGGAATTCTGGCAAAGACCGCGCCAGCAGCAAAGAATGGCGAATTTGAAAAATACAAGACCTCGACACAGTTCGATGGCACCACCCACAACCCTGAGTGGTTGGGGTAG
- the rimO gene encoding 30S ribosomal protein S12 methylthiotransferase RimO, which produces MPDNSLTLEAPAENPSGANDTAGRPDPAPTKVGFVSLGCPKNLVDSEVMMGMLVEAGAVLTNRADQADIIVVNTCSFIDSAQQESVNTILEMAQHKTNGKARKLVVAGCLVERYRNQIQQQIPEVDAVVGTGELEHILQAAGIELPSRPATSPSPFRILSSRAEGDSRESRGRFSREDWDGAIADLPDYLYTDATPRILATPGYSAYIKIAEGCDHPCTFCIIPQLRGKFRSRRFESVIAEAERLARRGVREITLIGQDTTCYGEDFGLQDGLALLLDKLAQISDLRWIRFLYAYPNKITPRLLDTIAGHDKICSYIDVPLQHASPGALKRMKRGAGAEIFLRSIEKMRRIIPNLTLRSSFIVGFPGETEKEFAELCDFVREAEFDWLGTFAYSDQEGAHAHSLHDKVPSREIEQRRRKLMQMQKRISRRKKKTLLGKEFDLLLEGPSSETELLWEGRTEMHAPEIDGKVFVNDFGPHENTAHPGEFYRCEVTEAKDYDLVVKLL; this is translated from the coding sequence ATGCCCGATAACTCGCTCACCCTGGAAGCTCCCGCTGAGAATCCTTCCGGCGCCAACGACACCGCCGGAAGACCTGACCCTGCGCCCACCAAGGTAGGATTCGTCAGCCTCGGATGCCCGAAGAACCTGGTCGATAGCGAGGTCATGATGGGCATGCTGGTTGAAGCGGGGGCGGTGCTCACCAATCGGGCCGATCAGGCAGACATCATCGTCGTCAACACCTGCTCGTTTATCGATTCGGCGCAACAGGAGTCTGTCAACACCATCCTGGAAATGGCCCAGCACAAGACGAACGGCAAGGCCAGGAAGCTTGTGGTCGCCGGCTGTCTCGTGGAGCGCTACCGCAATCAAATTCAGCAGCAGATACCCGAAGTTGATGCCGTCGTAGGCACGGGCGAGTTGGAGCATATCCTGCAAGCGGCGGGCATCGAATTGCCATCGCGTCCAGCCACCAGCCCTTCGCCTTTCCGTATTCTCTCCAGCCGCGCGGAAGGCGACTCCCGCGAATCTCGAGGCCGCTTTTCGCGCGAGGACTGGGACGGCGCCATCGCCGACCTGCCAGACTATCTCTACACCGACGCCACTCCGCGGATTCTCGCCACTCCCGGCTACAGTGCGTATATCAAGATCGCGGAAGGCTGCGATCATCCCTGCACCTTCTGCATCATTCCGCAATTGCGCGGAAAATTTCGCTCGCGCCGCTTCGAGTCGGTAATCGCCGAAGCTGAACGCTTGGCGCGCCGTGGGGTGCGCGAGATTACTCTCATCGGCCAGGACACCACCTGTTATGGGGAAGACTTCGGACTGCAGGATGGCCTGGCCCTTTTGCTGGACAAACTCGCCCAGATTTCCGACCTCCGCTGGATCCGGTTTCTGTACGCCTATCCCAATAAGATCACTCCACGGCTCCTGGATACGATCGCGGGCCATGACAAGATCTGCTCCTACATCGATGTGCCGCTGCAGCACGCGTCACCCGGCGCCCTGAAACGCATGAAGCGCGGCGCGGGAGCTGAGATTTTCCTGCGCTCGATCGAGAAGATGCGGCGCATCATTCCCAACCTGACCCTGCGCAGCTCATTCATCGTAGGATTTCCTGGCGAGACCGAAAAAGAGTTCGCAGAACTCTGCGACTTCGTGCGCGAGGCCGAGTTCGATTGGCTGGGGACCTTCGCGTATTCCGACCAGGAGGGCGCCCACGCCCATTCCCTGCATGACAAAGTCCCCTCTCGTGAAATTGAGCAGCGCCGCCGCAAGCTGATGCAGATGCAGAAGCGGATCAGCCGCCGTAAGAAAAAGACATTGCTAGGAAAAGAGTTTGATCTGCTTCTGGAAGGCCCATCCAGCGAAACCGAACTCCTCTGGGAGGGCCGCACCGAGATGCATGCTCCCGAAATTGACGGCAAGGTTTTCGTCAACGATTTCGGCCCGCACGAGAATACCGCCCACCCGGGCGAGTTCTATCGCTGTGAAGTAACTGAAGCCAAGGACTACGACCTGGTAGTGAAGCTCCTGTAA